In the Flavisolibacter tropicus genome, one interval contains:
- a CDS encoding DEAD/DEAH box helicase: MALPHLLKYIYTHGNDEVIRRGKKIHAIGFVELVEHDDLFGSAVFRVKDDNYATFYKVFIQQYKDPKALSLRCACPYNLGDICRHEAAALFRLQELMDKGLLKAGDVSYNQQHTVAKMKAIEIKTLRLLCSQETFEEAESYLRKQKPLIESAKDEMVKATVKLNGEEYYVIIRRNEERTFDTSSNYVDTEHPLCLPKIIVFLHLFNLGGTNYFDSIRNWDKEKNKLLEAYGYSLSDNLKGKFEFNYKDGKPYLRVLDPSIKRVAVLASAPTRPVERVVVQTAEPEEVEKVVQEGRQLGLVFNLSKPAYPFFTLDLVEGEKTEDGAFVGTVQKLELSKYINLDIYKEADRNLILQVRKLQDTEVNKYINRNSPFSGFWENIVHHEGEDLPEETKALIAEYLLPKLKKLGTDYAELPVFVLAKGKTFKTANLIKVEFNTAPLVPQFSVAQNNAHFEIECFVMPESVAFGLEDNEAASPLFFLYNHELFFWNSVEAASVAAQFLPGGNMKVEEEAWPVTLNQIVLPLAKEYKVDFDKSLIEEIKDGEPDVKLYLQEKGDYLVFQPIFNYKGFDTKAKDRDEMIIPLGNRLIVVHRNKVAEQAFIHRLQTLHSNFVPFEEGAALALKGADVLKNNWFFLFVDAMKDQKVPVYGFESLKNFRFNTAKPQTHIYISSNTDWFDAKVDILFGDQKVSVAEVKKALANKQQFVQLNDGTLGILPDEWLKKYALLFRVGEGKSDKLKLSRYHLSVIDELYDNRNEEELTIELEEKYERIREFDKIKEIPPPEHLEPILRPYQKAGFQWINYLHEVSWGGILADDMGLGKTIQALSYLYHYHDTYGQLKALVVCPTTLIYNWENEINKFAPGLSYHIHHGPQRIRDHATLNKFDIIITTYGTLRSDIKTFVEMPLDYVVLDESQAIKNPASKVTKAAALLKAKHRLCLSGTPLQNNTFDIFAQMNFLNPGMLGTMEFFRQEFAIPIDKFGEKEQKEHLKKILYPFILRRTKEQVAKDLPEKTEMVLFCEMETEQRRIYDAYRNDFRARILGTIDEQGIQKSQLTILQGLMKLRQICDSPAILNETEKYENHSIKLEELAREINENIGDHKALIFSQFLGMLALIREKLESSGVKYEYFDGSTSAPDREKAIQNFQNDDETRVFLISLKAGGVGLNLTAADYVYIVDPWWNPAVEQQAIDRTHRIGQTKNIFAYRMICKDTIEDKIMQLQERKRLLAKELIADDATFVKALSREDVEYLFS; the protein is encoded by the coding sequence TTGGCTTTACCGCATTTACTGAAATACATTTATACGCATGGCAATGATGAAGTGATTCGCCGTGGAAAAAAGATTCACGCCATTGGTTTTGTGGAGTTGGTAGAACACGATGACCTGTTCGGGTCGGCTGTTTTCCGTGTAAAAGATGATAATTACGCCACCTTTTACAAAGTTTTCATCCAGCAATACAAAGATCCCAAGGCGCTCTCCTTACGCTGCGCTTGTCCTTACAATCTGGGTGATATCTGTCGTCATGAGGCGGCTGCACTCTTCCGCTTACAAGAGCTGATGGATAAGGGCTTACTAAAGGCTGGTGATGTGTCGTACAATCAACAGCACACAGTGGCCAAAATGAAAGCCATTGAGATCAAAACGCTACGCCTGCTGTGTTCCCAGGAAACTTTTGAGGAAGCTGAAAGCTACCTGCGCAAGCAAAAACCATTGATTGAAAGTGCTAAGGATGAAATGGTTAAGGCCACTGTTAAGCTCAATGGCGAGGAGTATTATGTCATTATCCGTCGCAACGAAGAGCGCACGTTCGATACCAGTTCCAACTATGTGGATACGGAACACCCACTCTGTTTGCCTAAGATCATCGTTTTTTTGCACCTGTTTAATTTGGGTGGTACTAACTATTTCGACAGCATTCGCAACTGGGATAAGGAAAAGAACAAGCTGTTGGAAGCCTATGGTTATTCGCTAAGCGACAACCTAAAGGGGAAATTTGAGTTCAATTATAAAGATGGCAAGCCCTACCTCCGGGTGTTGGATCCTTCTATAAAAAGAGTAGCTGTATTAGCCAGCGCTCCTACACGTCCTGTAGAGCGGGTGGTTGTTCAAACAGCTGAGCCGGAAGAAGTAGAGAAAGTCGTGCAGGAAGGACGTCAGCTGGGCTTGGTGTTTAACCTAAGCAAACCAGCCTATCCTTTTTTCACACTTGACCTGGTGGAAGGAGAAAAAACAGAAGACGGCGCTTTTGTGGGCACTGTACAAAAGTTGGAGCTATCCAAGTATATCAATTTAGATATTTATAAAGAAGCTGATAGAAACCTGATCCTGCAAGTGCGAAAGCTACAGGATACAGAGGTTAATAAATACATTAACCGCAACTCTCCCTTCTCTGGTTTCTGGGAAAACATTGTACACCATGAAGGTGAAGATTTGCCCGAAGAAACAAAAGCGCTGATTGCTGAGTACTTACTGCCGAAATTAAAGAAGCTGGGTACGGACTATGCTGAACTGCCGGTCTTTGTATTGGCTAAAGGCAAAACCTTTAAAACCGCTAACCTGATAAAGGTGGAGTTCAACACAGCGCCACTGGTACCCCAGTTTAGTGTGGCCCAGAACAACGCACATTTCGAGATCGAGTGTTTTGTAATGCCCGAGAGCGTGGCCTTTGGGCTAGAGGATAATGAAGCGGCATCGCCCTTGTTCTTTTTATATAACCACGAATTGTTCTTCTGGAACAGCGTAGAAGCTGCTTCTGTAGCAGCGCAGTTCCTGCCTGGTGGCAACATGAAGGTAGAAGAAGAGGCCTGGCCGGTTACGCTCAACCAGATTGTACTGCCGCTGGCCAAAGAGTACAAGGTGGATTTTGATAAGTCATTGATTGAAGAGATCAAGGACGGTGAACCCGATGTAAAACTTTACCTGCAGGAAAAAGGCGACTACTTGGTGTTTCAACCCATATTTAATTATAAAGGGTTTGATACGAAAGCCAAAGACCGGGACGAAATGATCATCCCTCTGGGCAACCGCCTGATTGTGGTACATCGAAACAAGGTAGCAGAACAGGCCTTTATTCATAGGCTGCAAACCCTGCACTCCAACTTTGTACCTTTTGAAGAAGGCGCTGCACTGGCTCTAAAAGGTGCCGATGTATTGAAGAATAACTGGTTCTTCCTGTTTGTCGATGCCATGAAGGATCAAAAAGTGCCGGTGTATGGTTTCGAAAGCCTGAAAAACTTCCGCTTTAATACAGCTAAGCCGCAAACCCATATTTACATCAGCTCCAATACCGACTGGTTTGATGCCAAGGTAGACATCCTCTTTGGTGATCAGAAGGTAAGCGTAGCAGAAGTAAAAAAGGCCTTGGCCAATAAGCAGCAGTTTGTACAGCTTAACGATGGAACGCTGGGCATCTTGCCAGATGAATGGTTAAAGAAATACGCCTTGTTATTCCGCGTAGGTGAAGGCAAGTCCGATAAGCTAAAGCTTTCGCGTTATCACCTGAGTGTAATTGATGAGCTGTATGATAACCGCAACGAGGAAGAGCTTACCATAGAGCTGGAAGAAAAATACGAGCGCATCCGCGAGTTTGATAAGATCAAAGAAATTCCACCGCCTGAACACCTGGAGCCCATCTTGCGTCCTTACCAGAAGGCAGGCTTTCAGTGGATCAACTACCTGCACGAAGTATCGTGGGGTGGTATCCTGGCAGATGATATGGGTTTGGGTAAAACCATTCAGGCCTTGTCCTATCTATACCATTATCATGATACGTATGGTCAGCTGAAAGCCCTGGTTGTTTGTCCCACTACGCTGATCTACAACTGGGAAAATGAGATCAACAAATTTGCCCCAGGCCTGAGTTATCACATACATCATGGCCCGCAACGTATTCGCGACCATGCCACGCTAAACAAGTTCGATATTATTATCACTACTTATGGCACCCTGCGTAGTGATATCAAAACCTTTGTGGAGATGCCGCTGGACTATGTAGTACTGGATGAAAGCCAGGCTATTAAAAACCCGGCCAGTAAGGTTACCAAGGCTGCAGCCTTGCTGAAAGCCAAGCACCGTTTGTGCTTGAGTGGTACACCGCTGCAGAATAATACGTTCGACATCTTTGCGCAAATGAACTTCCTGAATCCAGGTATGCTGGGCACCATGGAGTTCTTCCGCCAGGAGTTTGCTATTCCTATTGATAAGTTTGGTGAAAAGGAACAGAAGGAGCACCTGAAAAAAATATTGTATCCCTTTATTCTGCGCCGCACCAAAGAGCAGGTGGCTAAAGATCTGCCGGAAAAAACAGAGATGGTACTGTTCTGCGAGATGGAGACGGAGCAACGTCGCATCTATGATGCCTATCGCAACGATTTCCGCGCGCGCATCTTGGGTACCATCGACGAGCAGGGTATTCAAAAGTCACAACTAACGATCTTGCAAGGATTGATGAAGCTGCGCCAGATCTGCGACTCGCCTGCCATTTTGAATGAAACAGAGAAGTATGAGAACCACTCTATCAAGTTAGAAGAACTGGCCCGTGAGATCAATGAAAACATCGGCGATCACAAGGCGCTTATCTTCTCTCAGTTCTTAGGCATGCTGGCACTGATCCGCGAAAAGCTGGAAAGTTCGGGTGTCAAATACGAATACTTTGATGGTAGTACGTCGGCTCCTGATCGCGAGAAAGCCATCCAAAACTTCCAGAACGATGATGAAACACGCGTGTTCCTCATTTCGTTGAAAGCAGGTGGTGTGGGTTTAAACCTTACAGCGGCGGACTATGTGTACATAGTAGATCCATGGTGGAACCCAGCGGTAGAGCAACAGGCCATTGACCGTACTCACCGTATTGGACAAACGAAAAATATCTTTGCTTACCGTATGATCTGTAAAGACACGATTGAAGACAAGATTATGCAACTACAAGAGCGCAAGCGTCTTTTGGCCAAAGAGCTAATCGCCGATGACGCTACATTTGTGAAAGCACTGTCACGTGAGGATGTTGAATACCTGTTTAGCTAG
- a CDS encoding 2-phosphosulfolactate phosphatase: MNKPTLYTCLSPALLHLYDVRDCVVVVIDILRATSTISTALYNGAKAIIPVDSVEKCIRLGREMECITAGERDGKVAEGLQYGNSSFEYPREFIEGKTLVLTTTNGTKLLHMALAKGATEIITGSFLNLSAVCDHLLSQNKNVVLACAGWKDKVNLEDTLFAGAVAARVKEQFTVNCDATQVAETLYGVAADDLFGFMKAKDASHYHRLIGFGLERDIRHCLTPDLANVLPYYVNERLVIR; encoded by the coding sequence ATGAACAAACCTACATTATATACCTGTCTATCTCCAGCGCTCTTACATCTTTATGATGTAAGGGACTGTGTAGTAGTGGTAATAGATATTTTACGTGCTACCTCCACCATTTCTACGGCCTTGTACAATGGCGCAAAAGCCATTATACCAGTAGACAGTGTTGAAAAATGCATTCGTCTGGGACGCGAAATGGAGTGTATCACGGCCGGCGAACGCGACGGTAAAGTAGCTGAGGGCTTGCAGTATGGCAATTCCTCTTTTGAATATCCCCGTGAATTCATTGAAGGAAAAACCTTGGTGCTGACCACCACAAATGGTACCAAGCTGCTGCACATGGCTCTGGCCAAAGGCGCTACGGAAATTATTACCGGCTCCTTCCTGAACCTGTCGGCCGTATGCGATCACCTGCTTAGTCAGAATAAGAATGTGGTTTTGGCCTGCGCTGGCTGGAAAGACAAAGTAAACCTGGAGGATACGTTATTTGCTGGTGCGGTAGCGGCTCGTGTCAAGGAGCAGTTCACCGTAAACTGCGATGCCACCCAGGTAGCCGAAACATTGTACGGCGTGGCCGCAGATGATTTGTTTGGTTTTATGAAAGCTAAAGACGCCTCTCACTACCACCGCCTTATAGGCTTTGGCTTAGAAAGAGATATCCGCCATTGTCTTACTCCCGATCTGGCCAATGTGTTGCCGTATTATGTTAATGAGCGCCTGGTAATCCGATAA
- a CDS encoding SRPBCC family protein, with translation MSFIQLTTFIEAPIERVFDLSRSIELHKGSMQRFNEKCTAGKQGGLLELNETVTWQAKHLMKERQLTTKITALQKPFSFIDEQVTGDFVLLKHEHYFKPVQNGTIMIDQFHFQVPYGVIGKWVSRFYLTGYITKLLEQRNQFIKEVAETNKWKMFLS, from the coding sequence ATGTCCTTTATACAGCTAACCACCTTTATTGAAGCACCTATAGAACGAGTCTTTGATCTAAGTCGCAGCATCGAGCTTCATAAAGGCTCGATGCAACGTTTTAACGAAAAGTGTACGGCCGGCAAGCAGGGCGGACTACTGGAGTTGAACGAAACCGTGACCTGGCAAGCCAAGCACTTGATGAAAGAGCGACAGTTGACCACAAAAATAACGGCCCTGCAAAAGCCGTTTAGTTTTATAGATGAGCAGGTAACAGGCGATTTTGTTTTACTCAAACATGAACATTATTTCAAGCCTGTCCAAAATGGCACGATAATGATTGATCAGTTCCACTTTCAGGTACCCTACGGGGTTATTGGTAAATGGGTCAGTCGTTTTTATTTGACGGGATATATAACTAAACTTCTGGAGCAGCGGAATCAGTTTATCAAGGAAGTGGCCGAGACCAATAAATGGAAAATGTTTTTAAGCTAA
- the gcvT gene encoding glycine cleavage system aminomethyltransferase GcvT, whose amino-acid sequence MKNTPFTQKHIELGAKMAEFAGYNMPISYSGINEEHQTVRKNAGVFDVSHMGEFILKGEKALDLIQRITSNDASKLTAGKAQYSCLTNEDGGIVDDLLVYCIEENKVYMVVVNASNIEKDWNWFQKHNTDNIEMHNISDQTCLLAVQGPNATKILQALTDMDILNLKYYTFAKGTFAGVDNVLVSATGYTGAGGVEIYFEDKDGAAEKIWNAIFEVGAPQGLKPIGLAARDTLRLEMGFSLYGNDIDDTTSPLEAGLGWITKFTKDFTAKEKLQGQKEAGVQRKLVGFEMVDKGIPRHGYEIADASGNRIGYVTSGTQAPTLGKAIGMGYVQVEHAGIDTSIYIKVRDKLLQAKVVKIPFA is encoded by the coding sequence ATGAAGAATACGCCTTTCACACAGAAGCATATTGAGCTGGGTGCCAAGATGGCTGAATTTGCCGGTTATAACATGCCGATCAGTTACAGTGGTATCAACGAAGAGCATCAAACCGTTCGCAAAAATGCCGGCGTATTTGATGTAAGTCACATGGGGGAATTTATCCTGAAAGGTGAGAAGGCGCTTGATCTGATTCAGCGCATTACCTCAAACGACGCTTCAAAGTTAACAGCAGGTAAAGCGCAATACAGCTGCCTGACTAATGAAGATGGCGGTATTGTAGACGACCTGTTGGTATACTGCATTGAGGAGAACAAGGTGTACATGGTGGTAGTAAATGCCTCTAATATTGAAAAAGACTGGAACTGGTTTCAGAAGCATAATACCGATAACATAGAAATGCACAACATTTCTGACCAAACCTGTTTGCTGGCTGTACAAGGGCCTAATGCTACAAAGATCCTGCAGGCGCTTACCGACATGGATATTCTGAATTTGAAATATTACACTTTTGCCAAGGGTACATTTGCTGGTGTAGATAATGTATTGGTGAGTGCAACAGGTTATACCGGTGCTGGTGGTGTGGAAATCTATTTTGAAGACAAGGATGGCGCTGCTGAAAAGATCTGGAACGCTATTTTTGAAGTAGGTGCACCACAAGGCTTAAAACCGATTGGTTTGGCTGCGCGCGACACCCTGCGTTTAGAAATGGGCTTTTCCTTATACGGAAATGATATTGATGATACCACTTCTCCATTGGAAGCCGGGCTGGGTTGGATCACCAAGTTCACCAAAGACTTTACCGCTAAAGAAAAGCTGCAAGGCCAAAAGGAAGCCGGTGTACAACGTAAACTGGTAGGCTTTGAAATGGTAGACAAAGGTATTCCTCGCCACGGTTATGAAATAGCAGATGCTTCTGGTAACCGTATTGGTTATGTGACTTCTGGTACACAGGCACCTACCTTAGGCAAGGCCATTGGTATGGGCTATGTGCAGGTTGAGCACGCAGGTATTGATACATCTATTTATATTAAAGTACGCGATAAGCTGTTACAAGCTAAAGTGGTTAAAATTCCGTTTGCCTAA
- a CDS encoding PspC domain-containing protein — translation MKKIININLSGRVIPIEDAAYESLQRYIESLRRYFANEEGRDEIINDIESRIAELMNDRVRRGAAAVTEADMEEIIASMGRVEDFEEADAAEATTTGTAGSQAGTGNAAGTESRRFKGRLYRDSSDKMLGGVCSGLANYMNVDPAIVRLLFAIITFGGFGLGIFLYILAWIILPARDLDGYVGKRLFRNPDDKILGGVCGGLAAYFNRETWIVRLIFAAPLLLNILFSFINGIFNVFHRGPGVPDFFFGSFTGTFVLAYIVLWIVLPEARSPFEKMEMRGERVDVNRIRQNVQEGMGDLGKRAQAWSEEVRESAERLGQRASTFANTRGKTFAAEVSQAARPAAQGLGHAIGVLFKAFFLFIAGVIAFALFVMVLVFTFGGVAQPLNNFFLNGFDQKLAMWGILIFFLAVPLIAVITWIVRRLMKVRSQNRYLGWTFGGLWTLGWVCLFYFIASVGRDWRYESRVSQDVVVPPTNMNRMVVRIDEPKIEYSGTFGWLHDDHNDRGGWDITEDSIRLSNVKIRVAKSADPFYHVTLWKESRGSNRQDAAQRASLLTYSASTLDSALVLGSGFGVGKAQKFRGQRVIVEVQVPVGKIIRFDETVSKLEFTNIRIAERSDWRNRRWEVDWDNDSYYDWEPGIDYVMNENGDLVNPNKPTTTTTTTTTTPGGVYEYKKNSGEPTKKQDSLRKVIEEKERQLEEDRKRLEQVEKQDGTTFLRNGNQSTAKQDMSLLSPVFSLII, via the coding sequence ATGAAAAAGATTATCAATATAAACTTATCAGGTCGAGTGATCCCTATAGAGGACGCTGCCTATGAAAGTTTGCAACGCTACATTGAAAGCTTGCGCCGCTACTTTGCCAATGAAGAAGGGCGAGACGAGATTATCAATGATATTGAAAGCCGCATAGCCGAATTAATGAACGACCGCGTTCGTCGTGGTGCGGCTGCTGTAACTGAGGCCGACATGGAAGAGATCATTGCTTCCATGGGGCGTGTAGAAGATTTTGAAGAAGCCGATGCTGCTGAAGCTACTACTACCGGTACTGCCGGAAGCCAGGCTGGAACAGGTAATGCTGCCGGTACGGAATCTCGCCGCTTCAAAGGTCGCTTGTACCGCGACAGCTCAGACAAGATGCTGGGTGGTGTATGTTCTGGCTTAGCCAATTACATGAACGTAGATCCTGCTATTGTACGTTTGTTATTTGCCATTATCACCTTCGGTGGTTTTGGTCTGGGCATATTCTTATATATCCTGGCTTGGATTATTTTACCAGCCAGGGATCTGGATGGTTACGTGGGAAAGCGCCTGTTTCGCAACCCAGACGATAAGATACTGGGTGGCGTTTGTGGAGGTCTGGCTGCTTACTTTAACCGGGAAACCTGGATCGTCCGTCTGATCTTTGCTGCGCCGCTGTTGTTAAACATTCTTTTCAGTTTTATCAATGGTATCTTCAATGTTTTCCATCGCGGTCCTGGCGTGCCTGACTTCTTCTTTGGTTCCTTTACCGGCACATTTGTACTGGCCTATATTGTACTATGGATTGTATTGCCGGAAGCGCGCAGCCCATTTGAGAAAATGGAGATGCGCGGTGAGAGGGTAGATGTGAACCGCATTCGCCAAAACGTTCAAGAGGGAATGGGTGACTTAGGTAAAAGAGCACAGGCCTGGAGTGAAGAAGTACGCGAGTCTGCTGAGCGCTTAGGCCAAAGAGCCAGCACCTTTGCCAACACACGTGGTAAAACGTTTGCCGCTGAAGTTTCACAAGCGGCTCGTCCGGCAGCTCAAGGTTTGGGACATGCCATAGGCGTATTGTTTAAAGCATTTTTCTTATTCATAGCTGGTGTTATTGCCTTTGCCTTATTTGTAATGGTGCTGGTATTTACATTTGGCGGTGTTGCACAGCCTCTCAATAACTTTTTCTTGAATGGTTTTGACCAGAAACTGGCGATGTGGGGTATCCTGATTTTCTTCTTGGCGGTGCCTTTGATTGCGGTTATTACCTGGATCGTACGCCGTTTAATGAAAGTGCGTTCACAAAACCGTTACCTGGGTTGGACATTTGGTGGTCTGTGGACCTTAGGTTGGGTTTGTTTATTCTACTTTATTGCTTCTGTAGGTAGAGACTGGCGTTATGAAAGCCGTGTTTCCCAAGATGTAGTAGTTCCTCCAACCAACATGAACCGGATGGTAGTGCGTATTGACGAACCAAAAATTGAATACAGTGGCACTTTTGGATGGTTACACGATGACCATAATGATCGCGGTGGATGGGATATTACCGAAGACTCTATTCGTCTTTCTAATGTAAAGATCCGTGTAGCCAAAAGCGCTGATCCTTTCTATCATGTCACTTTGTGGAAAGAAAGCCGTGGCAGTAATCGGCAGGACGCTGCACAACGGGCATCTTTATTAACCTATAGCGCTTCTACGTTGGATAGTGCCTTGGTTTTGGGTAGCGGGTTTGGTGTAGGAAAAGCACAAAAGTTCCGTGGTCAGCGTGTTATTGTAGAAGTACAGGTACCTGTTGGAAAAATAATCCGCTTTGATGAAACCGTTAGCAAATTGGAGTTCACCAATATTCGAATAGCCGAAAGAAGTGATTGGAGAAATCGCCGTTGGGAAGTGGATTGGGATAATGATAGCTATTATGATTGGGAGCCAGGCATTGACTATGTGATGAATGAGAATGGCGACCTGGTTAACCCAAATAAACCAACAACCACAACTACTACAACTACTACAACTCCTGGAGGTGTCTATGAGTACAAAAAGAATAGTGGAGAACCTACAAAGAAGCAAGATAGCCTGCGCAAGGTGATTGAAGAAAAAGAGCGCCAGCTGGAAGAAGACCGGAAGCGTTTGGAGCAGGTTGAAAAGCAAGATGGTACTACTTTTTTAAGAAATGGTAATCAATCTACCGCTAAACAAGACATGAGTCTTCTTTCTCCAGTGTTTTCACTGATCATATAA
- a CDS encoding PadR family transcriptional regulator, with amino-acid sequence MNIENTQSQMRKGILEFCILSIIRRGEAYPSDIVEEMKAANLPILEGTLYPLLTRLKNADMLTYRWVESSSGPPRKYFSLTEKGEAFYNELEQTWQELANGVNALTAKKLEE; translated from the coding sequence ATGAACATAGAAAATACACAGAGCCAGATGCGGAAGGGAATCCTGGAGTTTTGCATTTTATCCATTATTCGCCGTGGGGAGGCCTACCCAAGTGATATCGTGGAGGAAATGAAAGCTGCCAATCTGCCGATTTTAGAAGGCACCCTCTACCCGCTGCTCACGCGTCTGAAAAACGCCGATATGCTCACCTACCGCTGGGTAGAAAGCTCTTCCGGTCCACCACGAAAATATTTTTCGCTGACCGAGAAAGGGGAAGCGTTCTACAACGAGTTAGAACAAACCTGGCAAGAGCTAGCAAACGGTGTGAATGCATTAACTGCTAAAAAACTAGAAGAATAA
- a CDS encoding isopenicillin N synthase family dioxygenase, with product MNIPVVDLSDFLSGDATRKQNFVNELGKAYEEVGFVAVKNHGISDDLIADLYKYVQAFFALPTDTKLKYEKKELAGQRGYTSFGREHAKGYEAPDLKEFFQLGQTVTDNDPIKEEYPDNVTVDEVPEFTPTMLSAYSNFEKSGKSLLQAIALYLGLDEHYFDEYVHNGNSILRAIHYPPITSEPKSAIRAEQHEDINLITLLVGASADGLQILTKQNEWVGVTSLPEQIVVNVGDMLQRLTNNRLRSTTHRVVNPPRELWATSRYSIPFFLHPKGSMNLACLEGCITEGSPKAYEDATAGEYLDERLREIGLKK from the coding sequence ATGAACATTCCTGTAGTAGATCTATCGGATTTTTTAAGTGGTGATGCTACCCGTAAACAAAACTTTGTAAACGAACTGGGTAAGGCATACGAGGAAGTAGGTTTTGTAGCAGTAAAAAACCACGGTATCTCTGACGACCTGATTGCTGATCTTTATAAATACGTACAAGCGTTCTTTGCTCTTCCTACAGATACAAAGTTGAAGTATGAGAAGAAGGAGCTGGCTGGACAAAGAGGCTATACTTCTTTCGGACGTGAACATGCTAAAGGTTATGAAGCACCAGATCTGAAAGAGTTCTTCCAGTTAGGACAAACTGTTACAGATAACGATCCAATCAAAGAAGAATACCCAGACAACGTAACCGTAGATGAAGTTCCAGAGTTCACTCCAACTATGTTAAGTGCTTACAGCAACTTTGAAAAGAGTGGCAAGTCTTTGCTACAGGCCATTGCTCTTTATCTGGGATTGGATGAACATTACTTTGATGAATATGTGCACAACGGTAATTCTATCCTGAGAGCCATTCACTATCCACCCATTACAAGCGAGCCCAAATCGGCTATCCGTGCCGAGCAGCATGAAGATATCAACCTGATTACCTTATTAGTAGGTGCATCTGCCGATGGTTTACAGATTCTGACCAAGCAAAACGAATGGGTAGGCGTTACGTCATTGCCGGAGCAAATAGTGGTGAACGTAGGGGATATGTTACAGCGATTAACCAACAACCGTTTACGTTCTACTACCCACCGTGTGGTAAACCCGCCAAGAGAGTTGTGGGCTACTTCACGCTACTCTATTCCTTTCTTCTTGCACCCTAAAGGCAGCATGAACCTGGCTTGCTTAGAAGGTTGTATTACAGAAGGCAGTCCAAAAGCGTATGAAGATGCTACTGCAGGTGAATACCTTGACGAGCGTCTTCGTGAAATCGGTCTAAAAAAGTAA
- a CDS encoding ExbD/TolR family protein, with protein sequence MAEIITAPNTSSKRRSIRKPLRIDMTPLVDLGFLLITFFIFTSTMAEPYATKLYMPADGPSTTYGESGTLTVLLDKDNRIYYYEGQWDEAVKTNKVKTTGYDLQQGLGQVIRQKQQRLGMDRDTLMLIIKPLDQASYANVINTLDEVLINGVKRYAITDPTQDEKSFIK encoded by the coding sequence ATGGCAGAAATTATTACCGCACCCAACACGTCCAGCAAGAGACGGTCTATAAGAAAGCCCTTACGTATTGATATGACGCCTTTGGTTGATCTGGGTTTTCTGCTCATTACTTTTTTCATCTTTACCTCTACTATGGCTGAGCCCTATGCTACAAAACTGTATATGCCGGCCGATGGTCCTTCAACTACATATGGGGAATCTGGGACCTTGACCGTATTACTGGACAAAGACAATCGCATTTATTATTATGAAGGCCAGTGGGATGAAGCCGTAAAAACCAATAAGGTAAAAACAACTGGTTATGACTTGCAGCAAGGTTTGGGACAGGTGATCCGGCAAAAACAGCAACGCTTAGGCATGGATCGCGACACCCTGATGCTGATCATCAAACCGTTGGACCAAGCCTCCTATGCCAATGTGATCAACACCTTAGATGAAGTATTGATTAATGGTGTAAAACGTTATGCTATAACTGATCCTACACAGGATGAGAAATCCTTTATCAAATAA